A part of Acropora palmata chromosome 8, jaAcrPala1.3, whole genome shotgun sequence genomic DNA contains:
- the LOC141888874 gene encoding uncharacterized protein LOC141888874 — MPLSKFQATTLLGVAVFLVGVACFVAAALHRVFPARAEQNLKAINCTITSGDMEMKVKCSHNKHGDTSYPCLRVYVLCGNETKRSGLFEDERPRLLRRDFYSIHEKCSFQPDECKDNTEVRPNLPIGSTLQCFFNPEDTHQIVRIKASTESYNELLVSQVVWPLAIMMLGIVIIAAASCYYFSRNVNRYEELPGKSSATLLLTI; from the exons ATGCCTCTCTCAAAATTCCAAGCAACGACTCTTCTTGGAGTCGCAGTATTTCTCGTTGGCGTTGCGTGTTTCGTAGCTGCAGCACTTCACCGCGTATTCCCCGCTCGCGCAGAGCAAAACTTGAAAGCAATAAACTGTACTATAACTTCTGGTGATATGGAGATGAAAGTAAAATGTTCACATAACAAACACGGTGATACTAGTTATCCGTGTTTGAGAGTTTATGTGTTGTGTGGAAACGAAACGAAAAGATCTGGACTTTTCGAAGACGAACGGCCACGTTTATTGCGTAGAGATTTTTACAGTATCCACGAGAAG TGCTCATTTCAACCAGACGAATGTAAGGACAACACCGAAGTCAGGCCGAATCTCCCTATTGGCTCGACCCTTCAATGCTTTTTTAACCCAGAAGACACGCATCAGATTGTTCGAATCAAGGCTTCTACTGAAAGTTACAACGAACTGCTCGTGAGCCAAGTGGTATGGCCGCTAGCCATCATGATGCTGGGCATTGTTATCATAGCCGCGGCAAGTTGTTATTATTTCTCGCGAAATGTAAACAGATACGAAGAATTACCAGGAAAATCTTCGGCAACATTGCTGCTAACTATTTGA
- the LOC141888871 gene encoding uncharacterized protein LOC141888871: MKKGMPMHPSIPTSQYMTTRQNDAHRRDTPVMTDMKQVENPFRNLHPKLYHRQKSISSKLAVANIPELRRTLRTRQQTAVSLSPMILNASMMKTHATHEEMKLLFPLITPPSVLRREEHFTTSREVRQNILPRIRCGSFISMVSVGGKKEKPERQKISRDNKRTYNSTYPPIAGRDNQSAPLPAELSKSASQTNKSTCVFDIRTLKYNKKGNVAAVSRNNNGYHEANAKRNNSEKKITNVMVLKAKLHRSSFV; the protein is encoded by the exons atgaaaaaag GGATGCCGATGCACCCCAGTATACCCACCTCCCAATACATGACAACTCGACAAAACGACGCACACCGAAGGGACACTCCAGTGATGACTGATATGAAGCAGGTGGAAAATCCTTTTCGTAATCTTCACCCAAAATTGTATCACAGACAGAAAAGCATTTCGAGCAAACTAGCTGTGGCTAATATCCCAGAATTGAGAAGAACATTGAGGACAAGGCAACAAACTGCGGTTAGTTTATCGCCGATGATATTAAATGCTTCTATGATGAAAACCCACGCGACTCATGAAGAAATGAAACTGCTATTTCCTTTAATTACTCCACCAAGTGTTTTGAGGAGAGAAGAACATTTCACGACCTCGCGTGAAGTTCGACAAAACATCTTGCCTCGAATACGGTGTGGAAGTTTTATCTCGATGGTGAGCGTGGGAGGCAAGAAGGAAAAGCCagaaaggcaaaaaataaGTCGAGACAACAAAAGGACATATAATTCTACGTACCCTCCCATTGCGGGGAGAGACAATCAGAGCGCACCTCTCCCTGCTGAATTGAGTAAGAGTGCCTCCCAGACGAACAAATCAACTTGCGTGTTTGATATTCGTACACTGAAATATAACAAGAAAGGCAATGTGGCAGCAGTATCAAGAAATAACAATGGCTATCATGAGGCCAATGCTAAACGAAAtaattcagaaaaaaagattacCAATGTTATGGTTCTAAAGGCGAAGCTTCATCGATCATCTTTTGTGTAA
- the LOC141888875 gene encoding uncharacterized protein LOC141888875, with translation MKTIGDTKLNPALRNRPSQEHTNEVLGIIRKSAEVPCNNSADVHFDKVLLRRASIPRPIEPLPSIRIDNEFQADDKSKRRSFPDESDIKEPVDEARWRSLSDGPFIERRHHSPLDRNPGSPSSGFGRVRRMSNLPPLETYKDHGLERPSCLPSFRNSDVAPLRSKDNTADINRNYESQDMFGANEIREVRTRTIEDS, from the coding sequence atgaaaacTATAGGCGACACAAAACTGAATCCGGCTCTTCGCAACAGGCCATCACAGGAACACACGAACGAAGTTCTCGGAATTATTCGTAAGAGCGCGGAAGTGCCTTGTAATAACTCGGCAGATGTCCATTTTGACAAAGTTCTGTTAAGACGAGCTTCAATTCCGCGACCGATCGAACCTCTACCGTCAATTCGCATTGACAACGAATTCCAAGCTGACGATAAGTCGAAAAGACGAAGTTTCCCCGACGAATCGGATATCAAAGAACCCGTGGATGAAGCACGGTGGCGATCTTTAAGCGATGGACCTTTCATTGAACGAAGACATCACTCACCGCTCGATCGAAATCCGGGATCACCCTCGAGTGGATTCGGAAGAGTACGGCGAATGTCCAATCTTCCTCCTTTAGAGACATACAAGGATCATGGATTGGAAAGACCGAGTTGTCTACCGTCTTTTCGAAACTCAGATGTCGCACCACTACGGTCAAAAGACAATACTGCCGATATTAACCGTAACTACGAGAGCCAAGACATGTTTGGAGCAAATGAAATTCGTGAAGTACGAACTCGGACCATCGAGGACTCCTGA